The following are encoded together in the Triticum dicoccoides isolate Atlit2015 ecotype Zavitan chromosome 6B, WEW_v2.0, whole genome shotgun sequence genome:
- the LOC119323937 gene encoding uncharacterized protein LOC119323937 codes for MDGDTPHPPPAESKALDDDGLLAKILLRAAKMESETPPLPPLASVSKVFDDDDLLAEILRRVGLPTTLVRAAAVCRLWLHRASRRDLLRRFRERHPRRLLGFYVVEVDCSAAPTVPRFVPVPPQPPELAAVVRRAASSLGAYMREHGAPSSIMDCRNGSLLMTHERHDHDQTRSTLRAHSLLCPQRGSVVFPGFPVPRLRFGSSYTYSRILSKEEGDGVSYFYVSMQSTVDRKHTAYVYMLQDGVWVMHSLTIGQIPPPRPDLEAVLVDNKIYMPAGKSDVVVFDLTASMFSTIQLPQGVEYVARNTILSRADDSAGVYLVHLKELELRIWLHKGDDWLLVHNICLCDKFAGLSMLDGNAFLQIKQVGDNAEYVLLEMMCQCALYLDIKCRTLHTVYEVTNED; via the coding sequence ATGGACGGCGATACGCCGCACCCGCCGCCGGCGGAATCCAAGGCACTCGACGACGACGGACTCCTCGCCAAGATCCTCCTCCGCGCCGCCAAAATGGAGTCCGagacgccgccgctgccgccgctggcgTCGGTATCCAAGGTGTTCGACGACGACGACCTCCTCGCCGAGATCCTCCGCCGCGTCGGCCTCCCCACCACGCTCGTCCGCGCGGCCGCCGTCTGCCGGCTCTGGCTCCACCGCGCCTCCCGCCGCGACCTCCTCCGCCGGTTCCGCGAGCGGCACCCGCGCCGCCTCCTCGGGTTCTACGTCGTCGAGGTGGACTGCTCCGCGGCGCCGACCGTCCCGCGGTTCGTGCCGGTTCCGCCTCAGCCGCCGGAGCTCGCTGCGGTGGTCCGCCGCGCGGCCTCGAGCCTGGGCGCCTACATGAGAGAGCACGGCGCGCCGAGCTCCATCATGGACTGCCGGAACGGCAGTCTGCTCATGACGCACGAGCGGCACGACCACGACCAAACCCGGTCGACGCTCCGGGCGCATAGCCTGCTGTGCCCCCAGAGAGGCAGCGTCGTCTTCCCGGGGTTCCCAGTTCCCCGACTCCGGTTCGGAAGCTCCTACACATACTCTAGAATCCTCTCCAAGGAAGAAGGCGACGGCGTGTCCTACTTCTACGTGTCGATGCAGTCTACCGTGGACAGGAAACATACGGCGTATGTCTATATGTTGCAAGATGGTGTTTGGGTTATGCATAGCTTGACCATTGGCCAGATCCCTCCTCCACGGCCGGATTTGGAAGCCGTGCTCGTCGACAATAAGATCTATATGCCAGCCGGCAAGAGCGATGTTGTTGTCTTCGATTTGACGGCCTCGATGTTCTCAACGATTCAGCTCCCACAAGGGGTCGAGTACGTCGCGAGAAACACAATCTTGTCACGGGCAGACGATTCTGCTGGTGTATACCTCGTCCATTTGAAAGAGCTTGAACTCCGGATCTGGCTCCATAAGGGGGACGATTGGTTGCTGGTCCACAACATTTGTCTGTGTGACAAGTTTGCTGGTTTGAGTATGCTAGATGGCAATGCTTTTCTCCAAATAAAACAGGTGGGGGACAATGCCGAGTATGTGTTGCTGGAGATGATGTGTCAATGCGCACTCTACTTGGATATCAAGTGCAGGACACTGCATACAGTGTATGAGGTGACAAACGAGGATTGA